The sequence below is a genomic window from Sorangiineae bacterium MSr12523.
GCACTCCGACGAATGGAGGCCTACGATTGGCCCGGCAACCTGCGTGAGCTGCGCCATGAAATGCAACGCGCGCTCGTCATGGCCGCGGGACGCGACGAAATCCTCGAGGCCGACCTCTCGCCGTCGCTGCGAAACACGACCGAAGCATCGACGTCCGCGCCCGAAAGCCCCGATGAATCGGCCCCGCTCGAGGAAAAAGTCGCCGCACTCGAGCGACGCGAAATCGTGCAAGCCCTGGCGCGATCGAACGGCAATCGAAGCCATGCCGCCGCGCGGCTGGGGCTCTCGCGGCAGGGTCTTCTCAACAAGATGGCGCGCCACGGGTTGAAATCCTCGTGACCGGATTAATCGACGGAGAGCGAATTACACAAATAGTGACATTCGTGTGAGCACAACGTGAATTGTGCCCCTTGTAAGGCTCAATCAAATTGACATTACGGATCGCATCGGCGAGTTTGGGTTTCACTGGAGCGCCCATGCGACGAAATCGCCTTTGGATCCTCGTACTTCTCGCCGCCAGCACCATGGCCGGCCTCCCGGCATGCGCCGGCGCGGCTGATTCTTATGACGAAACGGTCACGGGCGACAAGCTCGCGCCTCAGACCACGACAGTGGAAGATTTCGAGTCGGGCACCAAGACGGCATATGCCGCAGCGAACGTCACGTTCGCATCGGGCACGTGGAACTTGGACGATGCCTTGGTCGGCACGCTCGCCGGCGACGTGAAAAATGGCTCCCAGGCCACGCGCATTCGCAACGCCGGCAAGGTCACCATGGGCTTCGACCGGGCGAATGCAGGCACGGTCACCATCCGCAGCGCCACCTACGGCTCGGATGCGAACGGCTCCTGGGGCCTCTTCTATTCGCGCAATCAGGGCTCCACCTGGACGCAGGTCGGTTCGGCCATCACCACGTCCCCCAACGCCTTGTCCACCGCCACCTTTGCGGTGAACCAATCGGGCAGCGTGCGCCTGCAAGTGCGCAAGCTCGACGGCGGGACCAATCGCATCGACGTCGACGACGTGTCCATCGCCGATTACTCGGGTGGTGGTGGCGGCAGCGACGGCGGGACGGATTCGGGCGGCGGAGACGGCGGATCGGGCGGCAGTGGCGCGAGCCTCAGCGTGCACACCACGTTGGGTATCCCGTCGAATGCGTCGACGAACAATCCGAACGACTACCTCGCCGTCAAATCCGAGTACGTTCACGCGTACAACAGCAGCCGCAAGATCCCCAATTGGGTGAGCTGGGAGCTCAACACGAGCTACCTCGGAAGCGTCGACCGCTCGAACAATTACCGCCCCGACGACACCCTCCCCTCCGGGATGGCACAAGCGTCGCTCGCGGACTACAGCGGAAGCGGCTACGACCGCGGCCATATCTGCCCCTCGGGCGATCGCACCAAGACGACGACCGCCAACGGCCTCACCTTCTTCCTCTCGAACATGGTGCCCCAGGCCGCGAACAACAACCGCGGCCCCTGGGAAAAGCTCGAGTCGTACAGCCGCAGCCTGGCCAACTCCGGCAAGGAGCTCTTCATCGTCGCGGGCGGCATCGTCACCTCCGGCTCGAAGACCATCGGCTCCGGCGTGGTCGTGCCGGATAGCACCTTCAAGGTGGTCGCCGTCCTCGATCACGTGGGCGATGGCGCGGCCGACGTCACCACGAGCACGCGCATCATTGCCGTGGTCATGCCCAATGACGACAGCGAGATCGATATGGGCGCC
It includes:
- a CDS encoding DNA/RNA non-specific endonuclease encodes the protein MRRNRLWILVLLAASTMAGLPACAGAADSYDETVTGDKLAPQTTTVEDFESGTKTAYAAANVTFASGTWNLDDALVGTLAGDVKNGSQATRIRNAGKVTMGFDRANAGTVTIRSATYGSDANGSWGLFYSRNQGSTWTQVGSAITTSPNALSTATFAVNQSGSVRLQVRKLDGGTNRIDVDDVSIADYSGGGGGSDGGTDSGGGDGGSGGSGASLSVHTTLGIPSNASTNNPNDYLAVKSEYVHAYNSSRKIPNWVSWELNTSYLGSVDRSNNYRPDDTLPSGMAQASLADYSGSGYDRGHICPSGDRTKTTTANGLTFFLSNMVPQAANNNRGPWEKLESYSRSLANSGKELFIVAGGIVTSGSKTIGSGVVVPDSTFKVVAVLDHVGDGAADVTTSTRIIAVVMPNDDSEIDMGADWKSFRVSARSIENATNLNFLSDVPQNIQDVIEARVDNQ